A window of the Ochotona princeps isolate mOchPri1 chromosome 30, mOchPri1.hap1, whole genome shotgun sequence genome harbors these coding sequences:
- the RPL15 gene encoding large ribosomal subunit protein eL15 — protein sequence MGAYKYIQELWRKKQSDVMRFLLRVRCWQYRQLSALHRAPRPTRPDKARRLGYKAKQGYVIYRIRVRRGGRKRPVPKGATYGKPVHHGVNQLKFARSLQSVAEERAGRHCGALRVLNSYWVGEDSTYKFFEVILIDPFHKAIRRNPDTQWITKPVHKHREMRGLTSAGRKSRGLGKGHKFHHTIGGSRRAAWRRRNTLQLHRYR from the exons ATGGGTGCCTACAAGTACATCCAGGAGCTGTGGAGGAAGAAGCAGTCGGACGTGATGCGCTTCCTGCTGCGGGTCCGCTGCTGGCAGTACCGCCAGCTCTCGGCGCTGCACCGGGCGCCCCGCCCCACGCGGCCCGACAAGGCGCGCAGGCTGGGCTACAAGGCCAAGCAAG GTTATGTCATCTACAGGATTCGCGTGCGCCGTGGTGGCCGCAAGCGCCCCGTGCCTAAGGGTGCGACCTACGGCAAGCCCGTCCACCATGGTGTTAACCAGCTCAAGTTTGCACGGAGCCTGCAGTCTGTGGCCGAG GAACGAGCGGGGCGTCACTGTGGGGCTCTGCGAGTCCTGAACTCTTACTGGGTTGGTGAAGATTCCACATACAAGTTTTTTGAGGTGATCCTCATTGATCCATTCCACAAAGCTATCAGAAGAAACCCTGACACCCAATGGATCACCAAGCCCGTCCACAAGCACAGGGAGATGCGTGGGCTGACTTCTGCGGGCCGCAAGAGTCGTGGCCTTGGCAAGGGCCACAAGTTCCACCACACAATTGGTGGTTCTCGCCGTGCAGCCTGGAGAAGGCGTAACACGCTCCAGCTGCACCGCTACCGCTAA